One Pomacea canaliculata isolate SZHN2017 linkage group LG1, ASM307304v1, whole genome shotgun sequence genomic window, aaacgcaataaagagagaaaattagaatAGGTAACAAAGTTTGAGATTGTTGTCTAATGTGACAGGTATTTTTGACTAGTGAATAAGTAGCACAGGGTTTATGTACATCTTTCATTGTTAGTAATAGGCGTTTAGCAGGCAAgcgtgtgtgtttataattGTCGGTCTTGTTCTATTTCTCGCGTACAAAGGCTTGCTGACAAGtgagttatgtcccttgttCCAGTCCAAGGCAAAATTTCTCTTTACATCTTTCTCACTTAGCAGGCACATTGAGGGGAGATAATTAGGTTTCTCTCACGCAGTTTGATTCTTCAGAATGCTTTACACACTTTCTTATAACTATTTCCAAAAGTGTCCATCTATTGATGTTCTTTGAGCTGATGATAGAAACATCCCTGTTTTATTTAGCTGCTTGAGATTTACACATTCATAATAAGCAGCAATTCGACTGAAAAgccagtttttgtgtttttcgcCCTTTTTCAGAGTGATTACAGTCAGCAACAGCCGACGTCTTACAGCCAAGGCCTGACTTCACCACAGGTTAACACCTACCAGCCACTCTCTCAGCCGCAGCGACCAGCCGCTTACCAGGCAAGCCAAAATACATCAGAACCTTACTTTGTCCCCATGACGGCACCGCGACCAGAGGCACCTCCATCCTACTCTCAGACCTTCCCGCGTCGTCAGACCAGCTACGAGAGGAGTCAGAGTGGGTACGACCGTAACCAGAGTGCGGACGACTACATGCCCAGCACTATGCGCAGTCAGGAAGGGGTGTCGGACTTTGGGTACGAGCCTGCCGCAAGCGGGCCTGAGCCTTACCGGATAGTCCCAGGTCCTAGCAGCGCTTTCGGCATGGCGTCCGAACCCACGCCTGCTAGGTATGAGCCTCAGCCGGGCGATGGGGTGTACGAGGCGAGACCCGTATTCACGAGGACGTCCAGCAGGCAGGACTCTGTCACCTCCTCCTCACCTGGCGTGCGACAGGCGCAGCCAGACTTCACCAGCGTGTCTCGTCCCACTTTCTCCCCACaagcgtcacgtgactacccCTCATACGACGCGGCCTATTCCTCTGCAGAGCCTGCGGACAACAGAGGGTGGGGTAGCGTACCTCCTGCCTACGCGACTCCTCCAGCCGCCAGTGCCGTGTCTGCTGCCCCCGTGTGGAGTCCTTCGCGACCTCCTGCCAAGGAGCAACCACGTGCGACTGCTGGCGTGAGTGAGGAGTTCTCTCGCCTGGGTCTGTCGCCCGTGTCTGAGCAGCCTCCTCCGGTACCTCCCCCGCCCGTAGCCTGCCCCCCGCcgccacctcctccaccaccaccgcctccaccaccacctccacctccaccaccgccTCCTACGTCGGACTGGGGGACTTACAGTCGTCAGGTGAGGTTACGACAATGTACACATCTTGTGAGACATTACATCCGGTCTGTTTACTGCCTAGTTGTAACTATTTTGCATGATTGCTGTAGTCGACAACCGCAAGCAGTGTGCTAAAGAAAAGGCTAGTGTGCGAATTAATGCAGGTATCGTTGTATGTCTTTCGTAGAATAACGTCTTAACTCTAGAAGGGACAATAGGCTTTGATCGAAGCGCAGCTTTTTTGTCACGAAAGATCTGTTTGACATGCATAGCACCATTGAATGTCAGCTACACCGAGTACGGAAACGCAGTGGCTTGCTAACCTCGGAGGCTTTGATTCTGAGTAATGTTAAAGATCCATGCAAGTGCAAAACGTGTTCAATGGACAGGTTAGAGATCATTACAAGATAATAATTCGCCACGAgctacaaacatcacacattAGCATTTTTATTATGCTCTCTGAAACAGGTCAACTTTGGAACGTGGATACCCCTCAGTAACCTCTTTCCCGCTGTCTCACAGAGGGGATTTgccataaaatatttgtacGGTGCAACTTAATGCATTGTATTGGACTTCTTACCAAGTCAGTGTTTGAAGGGTCGCATATGAAAGAATTATGTGCTCAGATTTAGGTAATCATAATGAATTATTTTGAACAAGAGGCTTTTATCATGGTTATGTTGCTTATAGACGATAGCAATATCATCTAAACGCGGAGGAATCGTGTTGTTagcttatcatcatcatcatgcacgTCAACCGTTCCAGGCTGAATGAATGAAGTGCAAACAGGTTTCAGTGTTTCTGCTCTGTGGATTGCCTCCACTTACAACGCTGCCTAACCAATAGGGTGATCCTTGAGCTGTTTACTGATCGAGGCTTTTAAGTATCGTTATCTACAacttaactgatttttttattattttaattgagAAATTACCACATGTGGAAAGATGGTAGTTtcgtaagctctctctctctgccttacCACAATCCTCTATGTAGTCAGGTACTCATTACCGACGGTTTTTTACCGACaagattttctgtcttttcgGCGGCCCCCGTGCATGAGTCGAATGCAAAGGCGAGAGAGAACTCTTTGGACAGTTATGGCTTGCCGAGACTACTGTTCCATCAGCGTTTCCTTGTTCCTCCACCCCGTCACATCATTCACCACGTGCATGCTTCGGGGGAAAAACTCTGTATGTTTAATATCACATTCCTCAATACAAACCTGTCTGACCCCTTACAAGGCTGTGAATGAATAATCATTTGTCAGTGTCAAGGCGTTTCTAGCGTCGCGTTGTTATAAACTGGTCGTATGACCCCAGCTGAATAAGATATTCATGtctaggttttttttccaaacagcATGTCTTCAGATAACTTAATATACCATTTTGTGAAATCTCATGTTAGCACACGGCCTACAGTATGAGAGCAAAAGGTCTTTCAGCAAgtaactctctttctctcacgctAGCCAGTTCGCTTGCATacctataaaacaaaaacaatacgGTGAATAcaagaatacacacacaaagtaaaaatctgacaaataattatttttaaaacatatatacattGTCAAATGTATCGCGTTGTTTTTAAACTCAGGTTTTCTCCCATGAATTCAACCTTACCCTGCTTGATATACTGACATATACATATGCATTCACCCACaattatatttacataaacaccTGCATGCTTGCGGGAAGAAGGGGAAAGaggttgtgagagagagagaactgatgGAGATTTTCGTTAATatctctgtgtctctctgtgtTTACTGATATCGTTTTTGGTATATGCCAACGCAAAAAGTACATTGTATATCTTGAAAATTCTCAGATATCTcaaggcaattttttttataaaacagttgaaacttctttcttctcagTCATCGGAATTATATGAAACAACCGTCGAGAAACGCATACATTTTGGTTCACttgtggaggaaaaaaaaagttctgcatTGTACAAGTGCACGCATTGATGCACAGAGCAGTGTGACAGAAAGTTTGACCCAGCCGTCCAGCATGGTAAACATAATTTATAGCCTTGCCCAAAGTGAGGGAAGTACCATTGACTTggaccccacccatccacccaccgcGCGACCTGTCCCCGACTGGCAGTCAGCAGGCACCTCAGTGTTGTACACTTGTTGTCGCCTCATTCCTGTCTTCTCTTACACGCAGCGCCTTTACATGCTCCACCCACCAGGACCTACTCGGCGATTTTTGACCCCAACAGACTACTCTTGAGGTGAAGAGTTTCAGAGAGGGATTTCTTAGCTGTGCTCTCAGTGTTGAGGCAGGTTGTTCCGTCGAAGAATACCAGACTGGGCTGTGATCAGTGGTTCTGGCTTTTGGAAGGATTACTTACCAAGGCAGGTACCTGAATGTACTTTGGGTTATTAAGCTTTGTAgtgggtcaaaggtcacaaaggTGCTGAATTCAGGTAGGCCCTTATGATAGGCATTTTGTAGATAAGCGAGACTGTcactctctatatatattttgcctCTCGTAAATTGTCTGTAGCCGAACGAAAAATGTAGTTGGACTTGCAATGCATCGGTGCAGCGTAAATTCtagctttcttttatttatttacaaatagtaGAATCGCTCTTGCACATGTAAAGGGCGTATCTGGCTTACTTTGCAGTCATTTGTAAGCAGGTGTATACGGCTTTTTTGATGTTCTAGTCTCTGCGGGAGgtcaaacaaaactgaagaaaacaCCCGGATCCCTGTTGTGTCCTTATACAAATGATCGGCGCTTCCACTTGGCGTTGAGCCTATTAATAACAGCAAGCACTGACAGATGTAGTGCCGTGTGCTTAAACCACCTATTTGTATACGAAGATCGTCATGCGTTTTCACAGTATTTATGGCGTACAAGGGCTGTGCAataggaatttttaaaaagaagttttaattgACATTTAGTGGTggtgcaaaatatttattactttttttactGCAGTGGTAAAGTGACTCACTGCACTCAGACCGAAGCACAACTTCTGCTAAAAGGTTTGCTGAGCGGCAATCAAGGGCGTAAAACTATGAGGCTTCCGGCCAGAtcgggcgagagagagagagtaagagaaggaggaagggtgtagaagagagagaggtcaGCTGAGAAAACTCTTGTCACCCTTGCTTTGGTCACAGGGAGAGAGCAATTACGGCCTATTCTTTAGCCCCATCCTCTCCACCTGCTGACATATAAACCAGTTGTATGATATCAAAATATTGCAGTGTGATTATGACAGACTATAACTTTATTAAATCGTTAATTAGTTAGCACAGCAACGCGCACCGCGACCCTCCCATGCACTGGcacaatgtttgtgtgtaaaagagagaaaggaagttttaaaatgtaatgaatgtTTCTGCTTTGGTAGTCTTCAGTATAGAATTTTTAAAGGGGTCGTATTTGTACAAGCGAATGTTCAACTTGAATATTCTGCAGGATCAATAACTGATCAGTATTACTCACGCTTGGAGTAATATTTACAGCTCCCTGCCCCTTGCTTGCACAAGATAGGAGCAAGACTGGTTTGATTCAAATGTAAggaatgaaaatgtcattggTACTTGAAGGACACGAAGAATGTGTGTTTGACATACAAGACAGCAATCGGTGGTTTGGTACAAGAGAGTACTAAAACTGATTAAATACACATGAAGAGGACTGAGTTGATATGCAAGAATAGGGTTTGGTACACAAGAAAATACTAAGGCTGGTTTGATAAACAGGAATAAGACTGGTTGGTGTGCTGACCAGACTCGATAGGCATAATAATGGTTTCGTACGCAAGATAATACTAAGACTGTTTGTGTACACAGGAATGATTGGTTTGAACAAGATAGGACTAAGACAGGTTTATTACACAGAAATAGAACTGGTTTGATACCCAGGATAGGAATAAAACTGGCTAGGTACACCTTGCAACACTTCTCACCCTTCgcaattgtatttttttcttgtctgttgtgACCTCGATTGCACCAACAGAATTGACATTCACGTCGAGCCATTGACCCAGTTACAGTTTAGCTGTTCCGACAAGATCGGTTACCGGTTATTCACAACAGAACTTCAATCCTACTAAATGATTGATCTTATTTAGTCTGTTAACTTCACAAATATGAGGAAACTGAcatgaaatacagaaaagaggaaaagactTGCATGACGACCTTTTGGCCCTCGTGACTTGCAGGGTTTTCTAGCATAGGGTGGTCGTTGCGGACTGGATATGAGATCCGGCCCAGGTGAGGACAGTTGGCCATCAGGCGCCCCCGTTCCTGTTTACCTGTGACATTTGGTGACAAACAGTCATCCTCCGCGTCCCTGATTTGATCTCGTGTTTGTACGCTCTAAATCCCCCAACCGCCACCACCATCCCACCTTCATGCTACACTGTCCCAACTACTTGCTTCAGATCCGCTCACTTTTCTACACGTTGCTATGCACCGACTTCCTTTACAGTATTAGGCATCCTTCCCTgcataaataagtaaataaataaaattataacaggAATGTTCTGCATAAATTTCCTTGCCATGCAAATCGGTTCTTGAATACTGGATTTTATTTGGATGTATTCATGTTCTAATCCCTACAATGTGCTGCGGTGGGTATGCTTGcagtttttctctttaaaattaaGTTGTCGATACAAGCTACGTTTACTGGTGTTTTACAATCGCCGGAGGGCATTGCATCTTAACATCGATACAGATTATAGTGggatttttacttatttatctcCATCCCGACAACAAATCCATTTGCAAAGTAATCGAGATAGCTGAATGATTCCGCTTCTTTTCATCGTGTCATCAAACGTCCTCGTGCAATGAAGATAGTTTAACGATAGTTCTCTCTTCTGAGCTGTTTCCAACAACACAAAAGCCTCTGAAGTGCTGCACAtatcatcgtcattgtcgtcgtAGTAGTCGTCAGCGATAGAGGGTTTGCCAGGTGCTTGCTAGAGCTCATATGACATTCCTGAGAAAAGCAAGGCAAGACGTGCAGTGACTGCAAAGTCAGTATCGGCTGTAGCTGGTCCTGTGTAGACTAAGCTCCTGGACGTGTAGAAACTTTAACTGACTGTATACAGGCAGTTGGCTGGTCTGGACTCGTATCCCAGCTCCTCCCGAAATCCTGTTTGCTTCCTGTCTCAGGAGAACTCAGCTCTTAAGCGATGACCAAGAAGCTAGAGATGATTCACCTTTGTGCCCGTAAAGGATGAATGACTCTTCTACTTTCCTTCTTCGAATCGTCTTCTTCCATCTGCTCATCGTCGTAGAGTAATTATCACTACCAAACACATTATCATTACTAACTGTCGTAAACTTGGAAATACTCAGGTGGTCTGGTTCTAACAAAACTCTAATATTCCCACTCACCCAGTTACTTTGACTAAAGATGTTGCATAATGCTGTACGGCACCTTGTCCGCAAATCAACAACATAGGGTCCCATCATCAAAAGCAAGTCATTCATCTCAGCATTTATGCACGCTTTATTATATCTCACTCATCAGTTATCAGTTCCACGTCATTGTTACAGCAGGGGACAAGTGTTGACGGCCAGCGAGTCCCGGATGAATTGTTGTCCAGTGTACTGAAGTCTAAAGGAGGAGGACCCAAGCCTTTCTCGTACGGCGTCGACCTCCAGGAACTGAAGAAGTGAGTCTGACTTTAATTTCATCATgttgcattgaaaacactgggTAACCAGAGGAGGCCATCTGTGAAGGTTGAGAGCAAACCCGCCCCTCTGTTCTTATTGTTCAGATTCtccaaaagttttgttttttgtgtctttgtaaaCACTAATTATAAGGACAACACAGTCTTATCTGTAGCTTCTTCATATCTTCGTCAGCGACTATAAGCTGCGTGACTGTGTCATAGTCAATGAACAATACCTTCATGTACACTAAGGGTATGTGACTAAATGAGACTGTTGCACATTGCCGGCAGTTGGTGGCTCCCTTGTTAAGGGGAGGTTTAGCAACAGCAATGTAAATGCCTCCTTCACTCCTCTCTGGAACCACTGGTCCTCATGGTCAAAGATGTTGACATTATCCTGTGAAAAGTCGTCCCTGTTGAAGTGTAAATGTTCCCCCAACGAAGAGGACTTCAGTCTGTGTTTTTTATGcttaatttcaatttttttaatttttggtttcAACCTGTGCCTGTTTCGGGATAAGATCTGATGTCGccttgaaaataagaaaattagaATATAGACAACTTGGCGACCGTCCATAGTTCGTCTTTTTTATGGTCCCctccttttcttcatcctttcttcacattctcctctttttcttcttttcactttCGTTTTATATTCTGCCaaagaaatacatattttttcatgaaacattttgtCACTGGCAGAAAAATTGGGCCACCAACAGCTCCTAAAACATTTAAGAAGCCAGGAGGGATGTCTTCCCCAGAACCATCTACTCCTCCAGGGAGCGGGTATGAAGGGTAAGTTATAGACCGCTATGTAGGATGAGTTACCATTACCACTTAACAAAAGGGAACAGATGTGACTGCATGAAGACAAGATTAACAACTAAAAGGTCTATCTTTATTAACTAGAAGAAGTTTGAATTATAAGGGGTGACTCGATCGATTTTGCTCAGACACATATCGAAAAGGACGTTCCTTTCTTCCCATTCTTCTCTTCTAGCTATAGTCCTTGTCATTGCCTCCCTTCTCCGAAAACGGATTTGTTgatttaacataaaaattaacaaaaaataaaatgttttaatgtacTATGTAGTGACATTTTACATTTCCTCCTGtgctttttcttgtgtttcacATTTCGGTTTATTTGTGCGTTTGTTTTTGATTTCCTTTAAGTTGCACGTGTTTCCTCATTCGTCCTTCAAATTTTTCGACTCTTCCTGTCGTTTTTACTGAATCGAACTTTTGCAAACTTAGCGTTTgaagaacattttaatttcaatgaCCAGACGGCCTGGAGTGGGGCACATTCAGAAGGATTATCGCCGCCAAGTAGACCAGGGACCGCGCTCAGAGATCGACGAGTCGCCCATCAACCTCAACATGGGCACCAACCCCAAGAAACAGTCCATGTCTTTCAAGGTGCTGCAGTGGATGACCGACACAGAGAACGCGGGAGAAGATCCAGGTAAGAACTAACTTCAAACTTAGGTCATCTGGTTtgctgaatttaaaaatttctgtttctaGTCAGCGCTCCTTCAGTGTCAGACTTTAGAATTTCTTAGTGTGATGAAATTGCTGATATAATGACTTCTATTATGTTGATCTTATAGCTTTTTTCTGGGACGCCTTTCCCTTTTGTCACCTATAATTAATGATCATGGGGGATGTGGTAATAGTAGTAGCGGTGATGAGATACATGCACAAAGTGTCTCAAACAAGTCAGAATTAATGTAGTTTTCGAGATTATGACGATCAGTGATGTGTATAATTCTactaaggggaaaaaaaataaaaatcaagtatGTTTCTAGAAATTTCGAAAACTTTCTCTAAGAAGTTTTTGAGCACTAGCGTTTCAGTTAAATGGGGCAAGCAATGCAGTGCCTGTTGTGTGTCATCTTGCAGGCAAGAAGGGCGGAGCGCCTGCCAAAACCGGTATTATGATGGGTCGTGATCGTGTTGGTTGCTTAGCTTCTTGTGCCTGTTTGTGGTTGCCTTGTTTAATTCTGTTTCTAGAGTACAACACTGCACCAGCACGactgtgttcttttttcttttgatcctTTGATGCTGTAGCTATGGATGAAGTTTTGTGGTTTTCATTGGGAGCTGACTTGAACTTTGCATGTTTTCTGCCcgtctcctttctctctcccttcctttctctctccctctctctctctctatgcgCGCCATCTGCCATCCCTTCCAGTCTGACCGTAGAAGCTTAATTTGTGTTAAGAAAGAAACTCATAACTTCTATCCACCTTTCTTTAATCTTAATTAATTTACACGGTTAAATTATTTTGAGTTTAAAACAAAGATCATAGAAGTATGAACTTTAAAGACAGACATCTTCTaaaaatttttgtcaaaaattatattattagatTTGTCTcctacagttatctcccttttgctTGTTGTCAACAGTGTGTCATTCCTCTGTGAATAAATAGCCAAATCTTCAACATTTCCACACTTTCATGTCTGAAAATAGCTTGTTTTTCGCTTACTCTGAGCTTTGAGTGAACACGTGCCATCGCTTCTTTTGGTGTGGTTATCAGCATGGCTACAGGACTGGCTTTAAAGGTTGTGGGCTTTGCCTGATTGTCTTGCACTGTTCAGACCAGACTTTCATTTCTCATTACACATTATCATGaccctttcagaaaaaaagtcattcaTCTTAATTCTAACATTATCACAGTAAAGGGTAAGGGACTGCCAAGCTTAGAGAGGGCCTGCttataacatttattgttttgtcaGATGCTGGTCGTCAACGCCTTCATCGCCAATGTTTTATCTCGGAATGTCAGGCTTCAATTCTGACTTTTTCTGTGTGAAAAATCAATGCAAAATgtttcccttccttccttctttctttgtttcatatCCCTCCTCATAAATCTGTCCTTGGtttctatattttgtttaattatttatttccacGTACCTGAAATTCTCCATGCTTTATGTGAGATTTTGTTGAAGATGTCCAAGAcgcacactctttctctcttgtctaccatctctctctccatttatgtgtgtttgtatttatgccTTTGTTCTTGTagtttgcgtgcgtgtgtgttgatgGGAAGAGtaggaagaaatgttttctcttctgGTTTCTTCACTCTTTTCCCAGTCTCTCTCTATATCTCGTCACAAGCCATATGTTTGTCAGTTATCACTTATCCTTAAAACTGTGTTAAGAGACCTGATGTTTACTAGCTCAGGGACGGGTCAGACAGGAAGCATGGTAACCGTTTAAGGATGTTAGGGTGCGGTCGTGTGTCATATGGGGTACATATTAGGTGTCTAAACAAATGTGAGGGTATATGGAGAAAATGAGGCTGACGTATTCAACAGAGCCTCCCGCCCCTGTGAGAACACGGCGACCACGTGACCCTACAGTCCACAATGCCGACGATGATGAGATGCGGTTTAGCGGCCTTCACCCCAAAAGTGGTATCCCCTCCAAGTCCTTCCAGCGGCTACAGAAGCTCCCACAGGAAGGTTCCCAGAACCACACAACAGGTGATTGAAAGGCGACATTTCTGAGTGCCATTTCTTGACGTGAACTCTacgatt contains:
- the LOC112562405 gene encoding extensin-like isoform X5 encodes the protein MPAEKSCDTEQTVVPLSEIIAKCMENEKPPRSEGEGPSPADMETIWLQRSTADVPWGFRLQGGRDYGVPLSVQRVTPGSVAAAGLATGDVILKIGTVAASNLSHMEGQELIKRAGNILQLTIRKGDTLPQSPVSPPTSYGSQVTAQLHDNYSPNVRVQYVQQNHAPATHTTLPDGSTRIQIQRSAPEPPLPPTPRGYGGDSGMPDYTIPYQASSGVPSGGGGGGPYAGGDLYAQNSYNVGSSMSLPRGVGYSGDRGGQQTQEPRSVKISFTSHPQRQPPTQPQTQSQQIKFNPTQAYESRIGSRYADPLEETDWFPSSSASVPFSPTSGGLRTQQPSSVPSYTTVNVSSPYSAEPVRPTVNSYSSSPYSQSSGPQQSPMSPTGAYRPQPSFQSDYSQQQPTSYSQGLTSPQVNTYQPLSQPQRPAAYQASQNTSEPYFVPMTAPRPEAPPSYSQTFPRRQTSYERSQSGYDRNQSADDYMPSTMRSQEGVSDFGYEPAASGPEPYRIVPGPSSAFGMASEPTPARYEPQPGDGVYEARPVFTRTSSRQDSVTSSSPGVRQAQPDFTSVSRPTFSPQASRDYPSYDAAYSSAEPADNRGWGSVPPAYATPPAASAVSAAPVWSPSRPPAKEQPRATAGVSEEFSRLGLSPVSEQPPPVPPPPVACPPPPPPPPPPPPPPPPPPPPPPTSDWGTYSRQQGTSVDGQRVPDELLSSVLKSKGGGPKPFSYGVDLQELKKKIGPPTAPKTFKKPGGMSSPEPSTPPGSGYEGRPGVGHIQKDYRRQVDQGPRSEIDESPINLNMGTNPKKQSMSFKVLQWMTDTENAGEDPGKKGGAPAKTEPPAPVRTRRPRDPTVHNADDDEMRFSGLHPKSGIPSKSFQRLQKLPQEGSQNHTTAQGGVREEEEDDGLPDTLNPDEVVDKRYKGGHIPSKVFRTLQRAVGDDTPEVPSHEQQNGEAGPSRTARAAPPPAPAAATDF
- the LOC112562405 gene encoding extensin-like isoform X6, which encodes MPAEKSCDTEQTVVPLSEIIAKCMENEKVTPGSVAAAGLATGDVILKIGTVAASNLSHMEGQELIKRAGNILQLTIRKGDTLPQSPVSPPTSYGSQVTAQLHDNYSPNVRVQYVQQNHAPATHTTLPDGSTRIQIQRSAPEPPLPPTPRGYGGDSGMPDYTIPYQASSGVPSGGGGGGPYAGGDLYAQNSYNVGSSMSLPRGVGYSGDRGGQQTQEPRSVKISFTSHPQRQPPTQPQTQSQQIKFNPTQAYESRIGSRYADPLEETDWFPSSSASVPFSPTSGGLRTQQPSSVPSYTTVNVSSPYSAEPVRPTVNSYSSSPYSQSSGPQQSPMSPTGAYRPQPSFQSDYSQQQPTSYSQGLTSPQVNTYQPLSQPQRPAAYQASQNTSEPYFVPMTAPRPEAPPSYSQTFPRRQTSYERSQSGYDRNQSADDYMPSTMRSQEGVSDFGYEPAASGPEPYRIVPGPSSAFGMASEPTPARYEPQPGDGVYEARPVFTRTSSRQDSVTSSSPGVRQAQPDFTSVSRPTFSPQASRDYPSYDAAYSSAEPADNRGWGSVPPAYATPPAASAVSAAPVWSPSRPPAKEQPRATAGVSEEFSRLGLSPVSEQPPPVPPPPVACPPPPPPPPPPPPPPPPPPPPPPTSDWGTYSRQQGTSVDGQRVPDELLSSVLKSKGGGPKPFSYGVDLQELKKKIGPPTAPKTFKKPGGMSSPEPSTPPGSGYEGRPGVGHIQKDYRRQVDQGPRSEIDESPINLNMGTNPKKQSMSFKVLQWMTDTENAGEDPGKKGGAPAKTEPPAPVRTRRPRDPTVHNADDDEMRFSGLHPKSGIPSKSFQRLQKLPQEGSQNHTTAEGEEEEEERVGNYDETSIRYKGKHIPSPSFRVLQTWAQHDPLETQGGVREEEEDDGLPDTLNPDEVVDKRYKGGHIPSKVFRTLQRAVGDDTPEVPSHEQQNGEAGPSRTARAAPPPAPAAATDF
- the LOC112562405 gene encoding extensin-like isoform X9 gives rise to the protein MEGQELIKRAGNILQLTIRKGDTLPQSPVSPPTSYGSQVTAQLHDNYSPNVRVQYVQQNHAPATHTTLPDGSTRIQIQRSAPEPPLPPTPRGYGGDSGMPDYTIPYQASSGVPSGGGGGGPYAGGDLYAQNSYNVGSSMSLPRGVGYSGDRGGQQTQEPRSVKISFTSHPQRQPPTQPQTQSQQIKFNPTQAYESRIGSRYADPLEETDWFPSSSASVPFSPTSGGLRTQQPSSVPSYTTVNVSSPYSAEPVRPTVNSYSSSPYSQSSGPQQSPMSPTGAYRPQPSFQSDYSQQQPTSYSQGLTSPQVNTYQPLSQPQRPAAYQASQNTSEPYFVPMTAPRPEAPPSYSQTFPRRQTSYERSQSGYDRNQSADDYMPSTMRSQEGVSDFGYEPAASGPEPYRIVPGPSSAFGMASEPTPARYEPQPGDGVYEARPVFTRTSSRQDSVTSSSPGVRQAQPDFTSVSRPTFSPQASRDYPSYDAAYSSAEPADNRGWGSVPPAYATPPAASAVSAAPVWSPSRPPAKEQPRATAGVSEEFSRLGLSPVSEQPPPVPPPPVACPPPPPPPPPPPPPPPPPPPPPPTSDWGTYSRQQGTSVDGQRVPDELLSSVLKSKGGGPKPFSYGVDLQELKKKIGPPTAPKTFKKPGGMSSPEPSTPPGSGYEGRPGVGHIQKDYRRQVDQGPRSEIDESPINLNMGTNPKKQSMSFKVLQWMTDTENAGEDPGKKGGAPAKTEPPAPVRTRRPRDPTVHNADDDEMRFSGLHPKSGIPSKSFQRLQKLPQEGSQNHTTAEGEEEEEERVGNYDETSIRYKGKHIPSPSFRVLQTWAQHDPLETQGGVREEEEDDGLPDTLNPDEVVDKRYKGGHIPSKVFRTLQRAVGDDTPEVPSHEQQNGEAGPSRTARAAPPPAPAAATDF
- the LOC112562405 gene encoding extensin-like isoform X4, with the translated sequence MQHPWQWKPPRSEGEGPSPADMETIWLQRSTADVPWGFRLQGGRDYGVPLSVQRVTPGSVAAAGLATGDVILKIGTVAASNLSHMEGQELIKRAGNILQLTIRKGDTLPQSPVSPPTSYGSQVTAQLHDNYSPNVRVQYVQQNHAPATHTTLPDGSTRIQIQRSAPEPPLPPTPRGYGGDSGMPDYTIPYQASSGVPSGGGGGGPYAGGDLYAQNSYNVGSSMSLPRGVGYSGDRGGQQTQEPRSVKISFTSHPQRQPPTQPQTQSQQIKFNPTQAYESRIGSRYADPLEETDWFPSSSASVPFSPTSGGLRTQQPSSVPSYTTVNVSSPYSAEPVRPTVNSYSSSPYSQSSGPQQSPMSPTGAYRPQPSFQSDYSQQQPTSYSQGLTSPQVNTYQPLSQPQRPAAYQASQNTSEPYFVPMTAPRPEAPPSYSQTFPRRQTSYERSQSGYDRNQSADDYMPSTMRSQEGVSDFGYEPAASGPEPYRIVPGPSSAFGMASEPTPARYEPQPGDGVYEARPVFTRTSSRQDSVTSSSPGVRQAQPDFTSVSRPTFSPQASRDYPSYDAAYSSAEPADNRGWGSVPPAYATPPAASAVSAAPVWSPSRPPAKEQPRATAGVSEEFSRLGLSPVSEQPPPVPPPPVACPPPPPPPPPPPPPPPPPPPPPPTSDWGTYSRQQGTSVDGQRVPDELLSSVLKSKGGGPKPFSYGVDLQELKKKIGPPTAPKTFKKPGGMSSPEPSTPPGSGYEGRPGVGHIQKDYRRQVDQGPRSEIDESPINLNMGTNPKKQSMSFKVLQWMTDTENAGEDPGKKGGAPAKTEPPAPVRTRRPRDPTVHNADDDEMRFSGLHPKSGIPSKSFQRLQKLPQEGSQNHTTAEGEEEEEERVGNYDETSIRYKGKHIPSPSFRVLQTWAQHDPLETQGGVREEEEDDGLPDTLNPDEVVDKRYKGGHIPSKVFRTLQRAVGDDTPEVPSHEQQNGEAGPSRTARAAPPPAPAAATDF